In Oscillatoria acuminata PCC 6304, a single window of DNA contains:
- a CDS encoding GspE/PulE family protein, whose protein sequence is MTNFASQRRALVVQNAFSPFGNKLIQAGYADREQVQRAHIESRKSGKPLTEVLEAITGKQLPPELLRQYKKQQLFELKIVYGVEALDPEITELSPEQLGPLLETLLPLESCRRHRILPISRNEGESPSVSVAMVDPDNLAALDDLTRILRPQGLALRRLVITPEDYNNLLNQYSDEKAKEQQAKAEKANQLDLNLNSDVFNEVDGESLDDAPEEDEDMNLDAALRGANDAPIINTVNKILAKALSDGVSDIHVEPQEEFLRIRMRKDGVLQEFARLPSKITNALTSRFKIISDMDIAERRNAQDGRIRRIFQGRTVDFRVNCLPSRYGEKLCLRILDNSSTQLGLDKLISNQESLALVREMASRPFGLILVTGPTGSGKSTSLYSVLAERNDPAVNISTAEDPIEYALPGITQCQVIRAKGLDFTNLLRAFMRQDPDIILVGETRDKETAKTAIEAALTGHLVLTTLHTNDAAGAIARLDEMGVEPFMVAGSLIGVLAQRLMRRVCGECRIAYTPTPEELGRFGLTVSGETNITFYKANSIPPADRKAAQDAGTLCQKCGGGGYKGRVGVYEVLKNTENLQMLISQGAPTERIKEAAVEEGMVTLLAYSLNLVREGHTTFEEVERVTFTDSGLEAELKAKRKTGLTCKACGAGLQQEWLDCLYCLTPRFQE, encoded by the coding sequence ATGACAAACTTCGCATCACAGCGGCGTGCCCTAGTTGTCCAGAATGCATTTTCTCCCTTCGGCAATAAGCTCATCCAAGCGGGCTATGCCGATCGCGAACAAGTTCAACGCGCCCACATTGAAAGTCGGAAATCAGGGAAGCCTCTTACCGAGGTCCTCGAAGCCATTACTGGAAAGCAACTGCCTCCAGAATTGCTCAGGCAGTACAAGAAGCAGCAGCTTTTTGAACTGAAAATCGTCTACGGCGTAGAAGCCTTGGATCCAGAAATCACCGAACTGTCACCGGAACAACTAGGTCCACTCCTAGAGACCTTGCTGCCCCTGGAAAGTTGCCGTCGCCATCGCATCCTGCCCATCTCCCGCAACGAGGGCGAATCGCCTTCGGTTTCTGTAGCAATGGTGGATCCGGATAACTTAGCCGCCCTGGACGACTTGACCCGGATCCTGCGACCCCAGGGACTAGCCCTCCGCCGACTGGTAATTACACCAGAAGACTATAACAACTTACTCAATCAATATTCTGACGAAAAGGCCAAAGAACAACAGGCCAAAGCAGAAAAAGCTAATCAACTCGATTTAAACCTCAACTCTGACGTTTTCAATGAGGTAGATGGGGAATCCCTTGATGACGCCCCAGAAGAAGATGAAGACATGAATCTGGATGCGGCGTTGCGCGGGGCCAACGACGCACCCATTATTAACACCGTTAATAAAATCTTGGCCAAAGCCCTCTCCGATGGCGTCTCCGATATCCACGTCGAACCCCAAGAAGAGTTTCTGAGAATTCGGATGCGGAAAGACGGCGTACTTCAAGAGTTTGCCCGGTTACCCAGTAAAATTACAAATGCCTTGACTTCCCGGTTCAAAATTATTTCCGATATGGATATTGCCGAACGGCGGAATGCCCAGGATGGACGGATTCGGCGGATATTCCAGGGACGCACCGTGGACTTCCGGGTGAACTGTCTGCCGTCGCGGTATGGTGAAAAACTCTGCTTACGGATTTTGGATAACTCCTCCACCCAGTTGGGATTGGATAAATTAATTTCCAATCAAGAGAGTTTGGCGCTAGTCCGAGAAATGGCGAGTCGTCCTTTTGGTCTGATTTTGGTGACGGGACCCACGGGTTCGGGGAAATCAACTTCCTTGTATTCAGTGTTAGCCGAACGGAACGACCCAGCGGTAAATATCTCGACCGCAGAAGACCCGATTGAATATGCCTTGCCGGGGATTACCCAATGTCAAGTGATTCGGGCCAAAGGACTGGACTTTACTAACTTATTGCGGGCGTTCATGCGGCAAGACCCGGACATCATTCTGGTGGGTGAAACGCGGGATAAAGAAACGGCGAAAACGGCCATTGAAGCAGCCTTGACGGGTCACTTAGTGTTAACCACCCTGCATACCAACGACGCAGCCGGGGCGATCGCTCGTTTAGATGAAATGGGAGTTGAACCCTTCATGGTCGCCGGTTCTCTGATTGGTGTACTGGCCCAGCGCTTGATGCGGCGGGTCTGTGGCGAATGTCGCATTGCCTACACCCCCACCCCGGAAGAACTTGGTCGCTTTGGACTCACTGTTTCTGGGGAAACCAATATCACCTTCTATAAAGCCAACTCCATTCCCCCAGCGGACCGTAAAGCCGCTCAAGACGCCGGGACTTTATGCCAGAAATGTGGGGGCGGTGGATATAAAGGCCGGGTTGGGGTCTATGAAGTCCTCAAAAACACTGAAAATCTGCAAATGTTAATCTCTCAAGGTGCGCCCACGGAACGGATTAAGGAAGCTGCCGTGGAAGAGGGGATGGTCACCTTGCTCGCCTATAGCCTCAACCTGGTTCGGGAAGGGCATACCACTTTTGAAGAGGTTGAACGGGTTACTTTTACCGACTCTGGCTTGGAAGCAGAACTCAAAGCCAAACGCAAGACGGGTCTAACTTGTAAGGCTTGCGGGGCCGGATTGCAGCAGGAGTGGCTCGATTGCCTGTACTGCTTGACCCCGCGCTTCCAAGAGTAA
- a CDS encoding NfeD family protein: protein MRFYWFQWVFGKLFFFRRNGMGPKGTEIDSGLMLPESNQLAIVDETIVPYFGGRVRFQSSWWPAFCPHHITLGPGEVVSVVGRHNITLLVEPIGASLQRGETDSKSGV, encoded by the coding sequence ATGAGATTCTATTGGTTCCAATGGGTGTTTGGCAAACTGTTTTTTTTCCGCAGAAATGGGATGGGTCCTAAAGGCACTGAGATTGACTCAGGACTGATGCTACCGGAGTCCAACCAATTGGCGATCGTGGATGAAACGATTGTTCCCTATTTTGGAGGCCGGGTCCGGTTTCAGAGTTCCTGGTGGCCGGCCTTCTGTCCACATCATATTACCCTAGGTCCCGGTGAAGTGGTTTCCGTGGTGGGACGACATAATATTACGTTGCTGGTTGAACCTATTGGGGCCTCTCTACAAAGGGGAGAAACAGACAGCAAGTCGGGGGTTTGA
- a CDS encoding sigma-70 family RNA polymerase sigma factor, with translation MLSPSNPNLIPTPPRRSPTVNQFATYLRSNHEGGRWVLEWKTEPRLRRNIQLYIAQDPNFADLCDRSEDGRAVEQFWIALALDPLPPQGWEPPDRQQLAFQHLASYYEPICHQAARSIADKHSQILWEDALTIARIWLQKQDKLAEILSKYQPNGPAKFSTYLQEVLMRNIKSETDVGRYSSWRLLCKIADYKLAEALTFFNPGSPQVSQILLARKYFKQVYTANRINVASRRLGEIWPAPQPEDFTETAKFYNAHRCLPSAPVEVAANPPSNAAQIESWMQSCLDALKYKIPEEHEPLSLEKWPEQQGLEIADPKTESEDWILEQLSEGDCPDSPLSQLNRIHELFEIELRGCRTILEVQLGDRRVLIDKDRILPLKYGIGLTQHQIGELCGINQSSVNRKLKTYKTRLLSVLTQLSQPEERAIDSVQGWLQKHFLSPNQTDLIAQALVKAIKTLKSEDRELLSLRYGQKLTVQQIGDRLEITTDQVQSRLNNIETQLHKCLFTTLGNWIKKYVDKWLDDFYKTALSHLFNQGFNSLSPEIQKILKLSYTHCVPLDQIAARVGLDQERVHHLVWEGICLLESHFVQKISEILEVSLVGNLERQRIAQLTKEWLNNLHKFD, from the coding sequence ATGTTAAGTCCATCGAACCCCAACCTGATTCCGACCCCACCCCGGCGTTCCCCTACCGTCAACCAATTTGCCACCTATCTCAGGTCAAATCACGAAGGGGGGCGCTGGGTGCTTGAATGGAAAACTGAACCGCGTTTACGGCGCAATATTCAGTTATATATAGCCCAAGACCCCAACTTTGCCGACTTGTGCGATCGCAGCGAAGATGGCAGGGCAGTAGAACAGTTCTGGATTGCCCTCGCCCTAGACCCCCTGCCCCCCCAAGGGTGGGAACCCCCCGATCGCCAACAACTGGCATTCCAGCATTTAGCCAGTTATTATGAACCGATTTGCCACCAAGCGGCCCGTTCCATCGCGGACAAGCATTCTCAAATTTTATGGGAAGATGCCTTGACCATCGCCCGAATCTGGCTACAAAAACAGGATAAATTAGCCGAAATTTTAAGCAAATATCAACCGAATGGACCGGCCAAGTTTTCCACTTATTTACAAGAAGTTTTAATGCGAAACATCAAATCAGAAACCGATGTGGGTCGTTACTCTTCCTGGCGGTTGTTGTGTAAAATTGCTGACTATAAGTTAGCCGAGGCTTTAACTTTTTTTAACCCGGGTTCTCCCCAAGTTTCTCAAATTTTATTGGCCCGAAAATACTTTAAACAGGTTTATACGGCCAATCGCATTAATGTAGCAAGCAGAAGACTCGGAGAAATTTGGCCCGCACCCCAACCGGAAGATTTTACAGAAACTGCTAAGTTTTATAATGCTCACCGATGCTTGCCTTCTGCGCCAGTTGAAGTTGCAGCAAATCCACCTAGTAATGCGGCACAGATTGAATCCTGGATGCAAAGTTGTCTGGATGCATTAAAATATAAAATACCGGAAGAACATGAGCCGCTTTCTCTGGAAAAATGGCCGGAACAACAGGGACTCGAAATAGCCGACCCCAAAACGGAATCGGAAGACTGGATTCTGGAGCAATTATCGGAGGGAGACTGCCCGGATTCTCCTTTGAGTCAGCTCAATCGCATCCATGAGTTATTTGAAATCGAACTCAGAGGATGCCGCACTATTCTCGAAGTTCAACTGGGCGATCGCCGGGTACTGATTGATAAAGATCGGATTCTCCCCCTGAAATATGGAATCGGACTCACTCAACATCAAATTGGTGAGTTGTGCGGGATTAATCAATCTAGTGTGAACCGCAAACTTAAGACTTATAAAACTCGTCTTTTGAGTGTTTTAACTCAATTAAGTCAGCCGGAAGAGAGGGCGATCGACTCGGTGCAAGGGTGGTTACAGAAACATTTTTTATCGCCTAATCAGACGGATCTAATTGCTCAAGCCTTGGTGAAGGCAATCAAGACTCTGAAGTCGGAGGACCGAGAGCTATTGTCCTTACGGTATGGGCAAAAATTGACGGTCCAACAAATTGGCGATCGCCTGGAAATAACGACAGATCAGGTCCAATCTAGGCTAAATAACATCGAAACTCAATTGCATAAATGTTTATTCACTACCCTAGGAAATTGGATAAAGAAGTATGTAGACAAGTGGCTTGATGATTTTTACAAAACGGCCTTAAGCCACCTATTCAATCAAGGCTTTAATTCCCTTTCTCCTGAGATCCAGAAAATTTTGAAACTTTCCTACACCCATTGCGTCCCTCTGGACCAGATAGCCGCAAGAGTAGGACTGGATCAAGAAAGGGTGCATCACTTAGTTTGGGAAGGAATCTGTCTCCTAGAATCCCATTTCGTTCAAAAAATTTCTGAGATATTAGAAGTATCTCTGGTTGGGAATTTAGAACGGCAGCGGATCGCCCAATTGACAAAAGAATGGTTGAACAACTTACACAAATTCGATTAA
- a CDS encoding DUF1822 family protein: MNFINNPWNQPPIQTYPEGMRFKIAPAHQEQAWQMADRHSNTITRYQAYLNWIAIKTLFPWFEEWAQEEGLPAPCISPKVEQLLQSLELVNGTAIELDFTRFILIPVDEIESESVEIPQEWIDNRNWVGDYYLPIIVSLDGDEDDCWIEVPGFATHQQVKNQGNYDANTRIYELEMTELIQDLTVIDITRGLQMREPIPPLPALSEVEAKKWVQILGDPSIYSPRLQGEIPFETWAALLDNQEWRQQLCDRRMGKVSEVASDQPLQELRQWLHQVTEEGLEAISGGWQQFEALFVPPTPTAVRGKRETTQAIAPVIRLLQPDELEQTRRHAAGVLGELGFGNSEAIDALTQLLHTARDEETRWQAALSLGKISPGHPQAGIKKARYLDWGMYLQGHSLALIVAIMPKNDDKLGIFLQVQPTSPGKLPPHLKLSVLSASGETIREAESRSDRSAQGQDNLIQLRFSPPPGTHFRVRVSLKESSITEDFIA, from the coding sequence ATGAACTTTATAAATAATCCGTGGAATCAGCCCCCAATTCAAACCTATCCGGAAGGAATGCGATTCAAAATTGCTCCCGCACACCAAGAACAGGCTTGGCAAATGGCCGATCGCCACTCCAATACCATCACTCGCTATCAAGCCTATCTCAATTGGATCGCGATAAAAACTCTCTTTCCCTGGTTTGAAGAATGGGCTCAAGAGGAAGGATTACCCGCCCCTTGTATTTCGCCGAAAGTAGAACAACTCCTTCAGAGTTTAGAATTGGTCAATGGCACAGCAATTGAGCTAGATTTCACTCGATTTATCCTTATTCCAGTGGATGAAATTGAGTCAGAATCTGTAGAAATTCCCCAGGAATGGATAGATAATCGGAACTGGGTGGGGGATTATTATCTTCCCATTATCGTCAGTTTAGATGGGGATGAGGACGACTGCTGGATAGAAGTCCCCGGATTTGCCACTCATCAACAGGTGAAAAACCAAGGGAACTATGATGCCAATACTCGAATTTATGAATTAGAAATGACGGAGTTAATCCAGGACTTAACTGTGATAGACATAACCCGGGGACTCCAGATGCGAGAACCCATTCCACCCTTACCGGCGCTATCGGAAGTTGAAGCAAAAAAGTGGGTGCAAATTTTGGGGGATCCGTCGATTTATTCCCCCCGATTGCAAGGGGAAATTCCGTTTGAAACCTGGGCCGCTTTGTTAGATAATCAGGAATGGCGGCAACAACTGTGCGATCGCCGGATGGGGAAAGTGTCGGAAGTTGCCTCGGATCAACCTTTACAGGAGTTAAGACAATGGTTACACCAGGTAACGGAGGAAGGATTGGAAGCGATTTCTGGGGGATGGCAACAGTTTGAGGCATTGTTTGTACCCCCGACCCCGACTGCTGTGCGCGGAAAACGTGAGACAACCCAGGCGATCGCCCCTGTGATTCGCTTGTTACAACCGGATGAATTAGAGCAAACTCGTCGTCATGCCGCAGGAGTCTTAGGGGAACTTGGATTTGGTAATTCTGAGGCGATCGATGCCTTAACTCAATTGTTGCATACCGCCCGGGATGAAGAAACCCGTTGGCAAGCGGCACTCAGTTTAGGTAAAATCAGTCCCGGACATCCCCAAGCTGGCATCAAAAAAGCTCGATACCTCGATTGGGGAATGTATTTACAAGGTCATTCTCTGGCTTTAATTGTGGCAATTATGCCCAAAAATGATGACAAATTGGGGATATTTCTGCAAGTCCAACCGACTTCACCGGGGAAGTTACCTCCCCATTTAAAATTGAGCGTCCTATCGGCATCAGGAGAAACCATCCGAGAAGCTGAATCCAGAAGCGATCGCAGTGCTCAAGGTCAAGACAACTTGATTCAACTGAGGTTTAGTCCACCTCCCGGTACTCACTTTCGAGTGAGGGTATCCCTAAAAGAATCGAGCATTACGGAGGATTTTATCGCATAA
- a CDS encoding cation-translocating P-type ATPase, with the protein MQTSNQPSELTSQEWHSLSEQEVANRLGSSKEAGLTTDLANQRLEQFGPNELTGKKAKPLWLKFLQQFNQPLILILLVAGAVKAFLEEWPNAWVIWGVTIINAIIGFLQEWKAEGAIAALSKSVTTEATLIREGNKRRISSTELVPGDLVLLNSGDKVPADLRLIHVRNLQIDESGLTGESVPVEKNSATLNPETALAERINMAYAGGLVTFGQARGLVVATGNNTETGKISQLIDQRTNLTTPLTRKFDKFSKVWMILVLGLGALTVAVAFHNAYNNEALETFRNVQPSIAGALEAAIALIVSAIPEGLPAVVTVTLAVGVNRMARRHAIVRKLPAVETLGGATVICSDKTGTLTENQMTVQEIHAGGQKYFVTGQGYAAEGEISFNDSPVDFQQNPILLECLRAGLLCNDSHIEEKEGNLVVVGDPTEGALIVAANKAGLTQDAIAEELPKRDVIPFESEFQYMATLHDTPNGPTIYVKGSVESLLKRCTQIFDSQGEVISLDADALHEEVESMAEKGLRVLAFAKKSINPGRQNIDRPDIDEGLIFMGLQGMIDPPRPEAIAAVAACQNAGIQVKMITGDHATTAAAIARRMGMEKNGQVQAFTGTQIGEMDDQTLANNLEDSVVFARVAPEQKLRLVEALQARGEIVAMTGDGVNDAPALKQADVGIAMGGAGTEVAKESADMILTDDNFASIEAAVEEGRTVYSNLVKAISFILPVNLGESMTVLLSVLLGRPLPIEALQILWLNMINSITMTVPLSFEPKSPRVMEKSPRNPSESLLSRDRIKRIAIIAIYNWIVIFGMFEWSLRTYPDHPEPLALARTIAVQSLVSGRIFYLLSISQLLPNLIAKMKGTLNSKVGASAIVAGIIGAIVLQILFSQVPLLNRIFQTAPLNLTQWLICLAVGLPMIPVALLVNRLDPPN; encoded by the coding sequence ATGCAAACATCGAACCAACCCAGCGAATTAACTTCCCAGGAATGGCATAGTTTATCGGAACAAGAAGTTGCCAATCGACTCGGATCCAGTAAGGAGGCAGGACTAACCACGGATTTAGCAAACCAACGATTAGAACAATTCGGACCCAATGAATTAACGGGCAAGAAAGCTAAACCTTTGTGGTTAAAATTCCTCCAGCAATTTAATCAACCCTTAATCTTGATTTTGCTCGTGGCTGGGGCGGTGAAAGCCTTCCTAGAAGAATGGCCAAATGCCTGGGTCATCTGGGGGGTAACGATTATTAATGCAATTATTGGATTCCTCCAGGAATGGAAAGCTGAAGGGGCGATCGCCGCATTGTCCAAATCAGTGACCACAGAAGCCACTTTAATTCGCGAAGGCAACAAACGGCGGATTTCTTCCACAGAATTAGTCCCAGGAGACTTAGTATTACTCAATTCCGGAGACAAAGTACCGGCTGATTTACGGTTAATTCACGTTCGGAACTTACAAATTGATGAATCGGGACTGACTGGGGAGTCGGTTCCTGTGGAAAAAAACAGCGCGACCCTCAACCCAGAAACCGCCCTAGCTGAACGCATCAACATGGCTTATGCTGGGGGATTAGTCACCTTCGGCCAAGCCCGAGGTTTGGTGGTTGCAACCGGAAATAATACCGAAACCGGAAAGATTTCTCAACTGATTGACCAACGGACCAATTTAACGACACCTTTAACCCGAAAATTTGACAAATTTAGTAAAGTTTGGATGATTTTGGTCCTGGGGTTAGGTGCATTAACCGTGGCGGTGGCGTTTCATAATGCTTACAATAATGAGGCGTTGGAAACATTCAGAAATGTTCAACCCTCGATCGCTGGTGCATTAGAAGCGGCGATCGCCTTGATTGTGAGTGCCATTCCCGAAGGATTACCCGCAGTCGTCACCGTTACCTTAGCCGTTGGGGTAAACCGAATGGCAAGACGTCATGCGATCGTTCGCAAATTGCCTGCGGTAGAAACCCTCGGGGGTGCAACAGTCATTTGTTCCGATAAAACCGGCACCTTGACTGAAAATCAAATGACAGTTCAGGAAATTCATGCCGGGGGTCAGAAGTATTTCGTTACGGGTCAAGGATATGCAGCAGAAGGGGAAATTTCTTTCAATGATTCCCCGGTTGACTTCCAACAAAACCCAATTTTATTAGAATGTTTGCGGGCCGGACTCTTATGTAATGATTCCCATATTGAAGAAAAAGAAGGGAATCTGGTCGTGGTTGGTGACCCCACAGAAGGCGCATTAATTGTTGCGGCGAATAAAGCGGGATTAACCCAAGATGCGATCGCCGAAGAACTGCCAAAACGGGATGTGATTCCCTTTGAATCCGAGTTTCAGTATATGGCAACCTTGCATGATACCCCCAATGGACCCACGATTTATGTCAAAGGTTCAGTAGAATCCCTCCTCAAGCGTTGTACCCAAATCTTTGATAGTCAAGGTGAGGTGATTTCCTTAGATGCCGACGCCTTGCATGAGGAAGTCGAAAGCATGGCAGAAAAGGGGTTGCGAGTGTTAGCCTTTGCCAAAAAATCCATCAATCCGGGACGGCAAAACATCGATCGCCCAGATATCGACGAGGGATTAATTTTTATGGGATTACAGGGGATGATTGACCCCCCCAGACCCGAAGCGATCGCCGCTGTTGCCGCCTGTCAAAATGCCGGAATTCAGGTAAAAATGATTACCGGAGACCATGCCACCACCGCCGCTGCGATCGCCCGTCGCATGGGAATGGAGAAAAACGGCCAAGTTCAAGCCTTTACCGGCACTCAAATCGGCGAAATGGATGACCAAACCCTCGCCAATAACCTAGAGGATAGCGTCGTCTTTGCCCGAGTGGCACCGGAACAAAAACTCCGCCTCGTTGAAGCACTACAAGCCCGAGGTGAGATTGTCGCCATGACGGGGGATGGGGTCAACGATGCACCCGCCCTCAAACAAGCCGATGTCGGGATTGCTATGGGAGGTGCCGGAACCGAAGTTGCCAAGGAATCGGCAGATATGATCCTCACCGATGATAACTTTGCCTCCATTGAAGCAGCAGTGGAAGAAGGTCGCACAGTATATAGCAACCTGGTGAAAGCGATTTCCTTTATTTTACCCGTCAACTTAGGGGAATCCATGACGGTGTTATTGAGTGTGTTGTTAGGGCGACCGTTGCCCATTGAAGCCTTACAAATTCTCTGGCTGAATATGATTAACTCCATCACCATGACGGTTCCCCTCTCCTTTGAACCCAAATCTCCCCGGGTGATGGAAAAGTCACCGCGCAACCCCAGTGAATCTCTCTTATCGCGCGATCGCATCAAACGAATTGCCATCATCGCCATTTATAACTGGATTGTCATTTTTGGAATGTTTGAATGGTCACTCCGAACCTATCCCGACCATCCCGAACCACTCGCCTTAGCCCGAACCATCGCCGTTCAATCCTTAGTTTCTGGTCGAATTTTTTATCTATTAAGCATTAGCCAATTATTGCCGAATTTAATCGCCAAAATGAAGGGAACCCTCAACTCAAAAGTGGGTGCATCTGCCATTGTCGCTGGAATAATCGGGGCGATCGTCTTGCAAATTCTCTTCTCCCAAGTTCCCCTCCTCAACCGCATCTTTCAAACTGCCCCCCTCAATCTGACCCAATGGTTAATCTGTCTAGCAGTCGGATTACCCATGATTCCCGTCGCCCTCCTCGTCAACCGCCTAGACCCCCCCAACTAA